Part of the Arthrobacter gengyunqii genome is shown below.
CCTCAGCGCTCAGGGCCCGGCCGTAGGAGAGCCGCAGCACGTGCGTTCCCGGTCCGGTGGAGTCAGCGAGCCATTGCCATTTTGCGGTGGCGTGGGTCAGGGCCTTGGCGTCAACGGCTTCAACGTCAGCTGCAACAAGCACCCCGGTGCCGCGCGGATGGGCGTCCAAATCCGGCTGGTCCACCACCAGGGTGACGAGGGCGACGCCGGGTCCGGGACCCGGACGGGCGGCTGCCAGCTCGGGAACGCTGCCGGTCAGCAGATCTGAGGCGGAGGGGCCGTCAGTGGCCATGACCAGCGCGTCGGCAAAGACTGTTTCCTCCACGGGTGCAGCGCCTGCGGCGGCCGAGACCAGCCAGCCGCTGCCGCTGCGCTCCACCGCCGTGACGGGGCAGCCGGTGCGGATATTCACGCCCAGGGCCAGCAGGTCCTTCTCGAGGGCACGGGTGAGCATGCCCATGCCGCCGGCCAGGCCGGCCACGGCTGATCCGGCGGGCGCGGATGCCCGCATCGAAGCCACTGCCCCGGAAAGGGATCCATGCTTTGCCAGTGCCGCCCGAAGCCCCGGAGCCACCGAGTCCACGTCCAGCACGTCGGGATCCGAGGAATACACGCCACCCACCACGGGAGCCACCAGCCGGCGCAGCACAGCCTCGCCCATGCGGGCACGGACCACTTCACCCAGGCTCACGGTCTCGCGGCGGACCAGGCTGCCCACCGGCAACACCTTGTCCAGTGCGGCCCGTGCGGAACCTGCCCGTCCGATCGCCTGCACAATTTCCGGCGCCCGCGGATCAGCGGGAATGCCGAGCAGGCCGCTCTGGGGCATCCGCTGGGCGGCGGCGGCGACGTCGTCGCCGGCCAGCTGCAGCCAGGCCCCGTCCCGGTTTGGCTGAACGATGGCGTCGCCCAGTCCCAGCTCTTCCATCAGGTCAGGTACTGCGCGGGAGCGGGTGGCGAAGGATTCCGCTCCACTGTC
Proteins encoded:
- the hemG gene encoding protoporphyrinogen oxidase translates to MPHRPVLPHLPAALSHFPTARKTAPDADPAVPGPAQKTGVVVGGGISGLIAARDLARTGVAVTLFEAGTELGGCVGTHSVAGLTLDSGAESFATRSRAVPDLMEELGLGDAIVQPNRDGAWLQLAGDDVAAAAQRMPQSGLLGIPADPRAPEIVQAIGRAGSARAALDKVLPVGSLVRRETVSLGEVVRARMGEAVLRRLVAPVVGGVYSSDPDVLDVDSVAPGLRAALAKHGSLSGAVASMRASAPAGSAVAGLAGGMGMLTRALEKDLLALGVNIRTGCPVTAVERSGSGWLVSAAAGAAPVEETVFADALVMATDGPSASDLLTGSVPELAAARPGPGPGVALVTLVVDQPDLDAHPRGTGVLVAADVEAVDAKALTHATAKWQWLADSTGPGTHVLRLSYGRALSAEDSAAAARTSPVKRGDEDLFAQALADASVLLQIPLGVDDVVGWDVVRWVGALPSAAVGHHDRVAAVRAAVEAVPGLEVVGAWLAGTGLAAVTADTRTRIAGLADQLDQL